TAACAACACTAATGAACTAAGCAGCTGGACGCTAATTACTTGGATTATCCCTAATGCACGGTTGCTAGCTAATGTAACCACTCTTCAGCGATGAACTTGGTCTACCCTgcagggtttttttttccaCTGACTCAATCCAGAGGCTCTGGAAGGAGATCGATATATAATTCACgcgaaagaagaaaagaaatacTCATGACGGCTGCGCGGCTTCTAGCTAGTCATCGGagctggcgccggcggcggcctccgtctcctcgGTGGGGCACTCGACGATGCTCTCGAGGCTGGGCCGCcacccatcgccgccgccgccagcggagGCCCGGTCCTCGCGCTTGCGCGCCACCTCGTGGAGCACGTCCTCGAGGCGGCGATCGCCGGCCTCCTTGAGCCGCGCCACGAGCCACCCCAGCTCGCCCTTGGTCAGCACCACCTTCACCTTCACCACCGACGCCGCAGCCGCCCCGTGGTCTTCTTCCCCGTCCCCGCCGGAGCTCCTTCTCCAGCCGCTCCTCTCCGCCGGGCGGCCTTCTCCGGCCAcggcgctgctgccgctgcgCTGGATGCAGTTGCCCATGGCAAAGCGATCCGATCGACTAACAAGTAAGTGAGTAACAACTAGCTGCTTACTCCGTGACTGTACCTAAGCTAGCTCATCAACTGCTCATCAAAAGCTCAGGCAGCTGCTGCGCTGGTTGGTTCTTGAGTGGGTGGGTTGGTGCAGCTGAGCAAGTGAGAGGGTGTGGTgtgggaggagaggaggtggaCCGAGGTATATATTTTTTGGACATGGTTGTAACTAACACTGTTGCTTGCTTTGTTTGTGTGCATCGTCGATCCGCAATGGCGATGGCGATGAATAATCCAGTTGCAGTCGCTGTCTAGGGCACATGGCGTGGATTGGTGGTGGCTTTGGCCTGGCCTGGATACTTGCTCGATCGCTTTGGTGCTTCGCGCGTATGTGTGGACGACGTGCATCGCCGCAACAATGGTCTTGGCGCGCGGACTTTGTTTAATTTATTTAGTTTGTCTCGGAAATAAGCTACAAGTTCACACGGCACTATAGGTACTACTGCATTATTGGACTATTAGGGCTAGTTTTTCTCGCTTCTTCTTCAAGCATTATGAAACTGGTACCCGTGTAGTCTACAAGCTAGACTGCATTTTAACCTGTCGTCTTAtattgtgtgtgtgtttttttcgGGGAAATGTCTTCTATTGTGTTGCCCAAATGAATATACAAGTTTGACATCGATCATGTGAAAATACTTTCAGGCGTGAATCCTATAGCAATGatatataataaaaaaaacttaACCCGCCGGGGTAAGACCTCCCCGAAGGCGTTGTGGTTAAGGTAGAGACAACCTCAACTCTCACGCGAGTCGAGAAAATCCCTAAACCCCCGCTCCACCCATACACAACGGCACCGCAACCTTTGTGTGACTGAACCGACCTTAGACCTGTGCTTTGAAGTGGAGCGGGCGAAATAAGCTTGACGCTATAATCTATAGTAAAGATTTtgaggtttgaatcttgaaccACCTTAAAAGGGGAATCTGTTATATATATTGCCAATGTTTATGCATGGGAAGTACATCGTCGTCATTGCTGACGTACCTTTAAGTACTATATCATTCTGATAGGGGTGGTGATCAACAAAACTAGTTAGGTGATACATATAGTAGTGAAGAACATACATACAAAATAGGCGGTGAACATGTACAGGGAAGATACAAATAAACCCGGGCATCCTCGATCACGAGGTTATTAGATGACAAAATAATAGGAGCTAGACACGTCGATCCGTCAACCATTATTAACGCTAGCTAAAGCTATCTACACACGTACGCCCGGCCTGATCGTCGTTGGTAGCTAGCTGCACGTGAACTCGCTACCATCCACGCACCAGCACAATTATAGGCCGGCCGACGGGCACCAACATATATATTAGCACGTACAGGATTCCATTTCCAAT
This window of the Panicum virgatum strain AP13 chromosome 1K, P.virgatum_v5, whole genome shotgun sequence genome carries:
- the LOC120696707 gene encoding uncharacterized protein LOC120696707, with protein sequence MGNCIQRSGSSAVAGEGRPAERSGWRRSSGGDGEEDHGAAAASVVKVKVVLTKGELGWLVARLKEAGDRRLEDVLHEVARKREDRASAGGGGDGWRPSLESIVECPTEETEAAAGASSDD